The following coding sequences are from one Stigmatopora nigra isolate UIUO_SnigA chromosome 12, RoL_Snig_1.1, whole genome shotgun sequence window:
- the npas4l gene encoding neuronal PAS domain-containing protein 4-like, whose amino-acid sequence MDAPQVFHFSPLNDRSTKGASKARRDHINHEIRNMRALLPIPSEDQERLSYLHSMSAVCTYIRKSVLFQGIPIGDAPPCSFPYEAFLQALHGFILVTTVQGRLVYVSENVSEYLGLSMVDILQGDTIYDMVEPRDIGIIESILKKFSEKTPSSEISFICEMQTSKTFKQQHDSCSMLVRGSFNSLPEPFPFSSTRDADEPLLWALCTPTVDRLSTAESHLFPSFDSVHALDMSFTQLSDSVFYFLGYSAEEMVGRSWYSLLHPEDLSLSVNHHKCLLQADENLQVKMVLRLQCKDLSWARTYVCAHKESECQTTRICCTNFIISETEATFLQRRTTEDALRPSSPPDGIPRKKPRTLNNLSDETCSTAILACEEDVHHGHSSPLPSGCSPSLFTPPYSPASSSSTGQQDDPSHALHIDVQIYTHPLLSSPDVSPSYYSYPEVSVACHPSPHRSLPSQHTFDQGIFTTFNPLSPASPSSPAYDFPSCASDTRLVPDGLVMSDLSESSGDCALHQDDFNLMEQPQEGSLYQVHHLPQSMFLPSLSMTPEQYNQMEQAEISILAEQISSLASTFDMFGPLNLLQSVAPNDNLPSSPPLCQWPNQVALPSAIHSKLTNDGLFESLLHDLDPGAKKSVDIPNFSYDSDLLGHGPGPATPENSLAANNVPLDPFTLQLGCQNHNTELHQLNHTLQSSLQQEGLAEENQY is encoded by the exons ATGGACGCACCACAAGTCTTTCACTTTTCACCTCTGAATGACAG ATCTACTAAAGGAGCATCCAAAGCACGGCGGGACCACATTAATCATGAGATCCGGAATATGCGAGCTCTGCTTCCAATCCCCTCGGAGGACCAAGAACGCTTATCCTACTTGCACTCAATGTCAGCCGTTTGCACCTACATTAGGAAGTCGGTTCTCTTCCAGG GTATTCCTATTGGAGACGCTCCACCTTGCTCTTTTCCATATGAGGCCTTTCTCCAAGCCTTACATGGCTTCATCCTGGTCACTACCGTCCAAGGGAGACTGGTCTACGTGTCGGAAAATGTATCAGAATATCTCGGGCTTTCCATG gtAGACATCCTTCAAGGAGACACCATATATGACATGGTAGAACCCAGGGACATTGGTATTATTGAGTCCATTCTGAAGAAATTTAGTGAAAAGACCCCATCATCAG AGATAAGTTTTATATGTGAGATGCAGACCTCCAAGACATTCAAACAGCAACATGACAGCTGTTCCATGCTGGTCCGAGGCAGCTTCAATTCCCTCCCGGAACCTTTTCCATTTTCCTCTACCCGTGATGCCGATGAGCCCCTCCTTTGGGCCTTGTGCACCCCCACCGTCGACCGCCTCAGCACTGCGGAATCACACTTATTCCCCAGTTTTGACAGTGTGCACGCGCTTGACATGAGTTTCACTCAGCTCTCAGACAG tgttttctattttttgggcTATTCAGCCGAAGAAATGGTTGGGCGATCTTGGTACAGCCTACTTCATCCTGAAGATTTATCGCTAAGTGTGAATCATCATAAATGTTTAT TGCAAGCAGATGAGAACCTGCAAGTGAAGATGGTCCTCAGACTTCAGTGCAAAGATCTGTCATGGGCCCGGACCTATGTTTGTGCTCATAAAGAATCGGAATGCCAGACTACTCGTATCTGCTGCACTAATTTTATCATCAG TGAAACAGAAGCCACATTTCTGCAGAGGAGAACAACCGAGGATGCTTTAAGACCATCATCTCCTCCAGATGGCATTCCCCGTAAGAAGCCAAGAACTCTTAATAACCTAAGCGATGAAACATGTTCCACAGCCATACTGGCTTGTGAAGAAGACGTCCACCATGGGCATAGCTCACCTCTCCCATCAGGGTGTAGCCCCTCACTCTTCACCCCTCCCTACAGCCCTGCGTCTTCCAGCTCCACCGGGCAGCAAGATGACCCCAGCCATGCCCTCCACATAGATGTACAAATATACACGCATCCGCTTCTGTCCTCCCCTGATGTTTCTCCTTCCTACTACTCGTACCCAGAGGTCTCAGTGGCCTGCCATCCCTCGCCTCACCGCTCCCTCCCCTCCCAACACACCTTTGATCAGGGAATCTTTACCACTTTTAATCCTCTCTCCCCAGCTTCCCCCTCATCTCCAGCCTACGATTTCCCATCTTGTGCATCTGACACCAGATTAGTTCCAGACGGCTTGGTCATGTCTGACTTGAGTGAGAGCTCCGGGGACTGTGCCCTCCATCAAGATGACTTCAACCTGATGGAGcaaccacaagagggcagtcTCTACCAAGTGCACCATCTTCCCCAGTCCATGTTCCTTCCCAGTCTTTCCATGACAcctgagcagtacaaccagatgGAGCAAGCGGAGATCAGTATTCTGGCTGAGCAGATTTCCTCCTTGGCTTCCACTTTTGATATGTTTGGACCCCTGAATCTGCTCCAAAGTGTAGCCCCCAACGACAACCTGCCTTCTTCCCCTCCGCTTTGTCAATGGCCAAACCAGGTTGCTCTACCTTCTGCGATTCATTCGAAACTGACAAATGATGGGTTATTTGAGAGCCTCCTCCATGATTTGGACCCAGGCGCAAAGAAAAGTGTTGATATTCCCAACTTCAGCTACGATTCAGATCTTCTGGGTCACGGCCCTGGCCCCGCCACCCCAGAAAACTCACTGGCTGCAAACAATGTTCCCTTAGATCCCTTCACTTTGCAGTTGGGTTGCCAGAACCACAACACTGAGTTGCATCAACTCAACCACACATTGCAGAGTAGCCTGCAGCAAG aaggACTTGCTGAAGAAAACCAGTACTGA